In Pseudodesulfovibrio sp. JC047, one DNA window encodes the following:
- a CDS encoding ABC transporter ATP-binding protein, whose product MIDIRNLSIQFPGFAISDVSLHVHPGEFFTLIGPTGSGKTLVLESLAGLAPKGTGELIVHGRDIANLPPEKRTVSLVYQDHSLFPHLNVLENVTYGQRYHGIDATTGKKEALALLDRLGLSRVVNRKPDKLSGGEKQRVSIARALACHPSVLLLDEPMSSLDPQFRAEFRHTLKELHHDTGLTILMVTHDFVDALTLADRAAVIRNGRLEQTGDVTDIFRQPASPFVAEFVGMANVLPASFKNGHCSFAGHTVTVDTPPQWNEGYVAFRPEDILVSMNRRFPDEWCTFEGNLTRIDRIGFHWTAQIACNDQTVTATVDQLTALEYSQQEKTVHLGIAKSHLHFMPPQTPTP is encoded by the coding sequence ATGATTGATATCCGAAACCTGTCCATCCAGTTTCCAGGCTTTGCGATCTCGGACGTCAGTCTTCATGTCCACCCCGGCGAATTTTTCACGCTGATCGGCCCGACCGGGTCCGGCAAGACCCTGGTGCTGGAAAGTCTCGCGGGTCTGGCCCCCAAAGGAACCGGCGAATTGATTGTCCATGGACGCGACATTGCGAATCTTCCACCGGAAAAACGCACAGTCAGCCTCGTTTATCAGGACCATTCCCTCTTTCCCCATCTGAACGTGTTGGAAAATGTCACCTATGGGCAACGATATCACGGGATCGATGCCACAACCGGGAAAAAAGAGGCACTTGCCCTTCTGGACCGGCTTGGCCTGTCACGAGTGGTCAATCGAAAGCCGGACAAACTCTCGGGCGGCGAAAAACAACGGGTGTCCATTGCCCGCGCCCTGGCCTGTCATCCCAGCGTGCTGCTACTGGATGAACCCATGTCATCACTCGACCCACAATTCCGAGCCGAATTCAGGCACACACTCAAGGAACTGCACCACGACACAGGACTGACCATCCTCATGGTCACGCATGATTTCGTGGACGCCCTGACCTTGGCGGATCGGGCCGCGGTCATCCGAAATGGACGTCTGGAACAGACTGGCGACGTCACCGACATCTTTCGACAACCTGCCTCACCATTTGTGGCCGAATTCGTGGGCATGGCCAATGTGCTGCCTGCGTCTTTCAAAAACGGACACTGTTCGTTTGCCGGACACACGGTCACGGTGGACACACCTCCCCAGTGGAACGAAGGATATGTGGCCTTCCGCCCCGAAGACATTCTGGTCTCCATGAACCGACGGTTCCCGGATGAATGGTGTACCTTTGAAGGCAATCTGACCCGAATCGACCGCATCGGATTTCATTGGACAGCGCAAATCGCCTGTAATGACCAAACCGTGACCGCCACCGTGGACCAACTGACCGCCCTGGAATATTCACAACAGGAAAAGACAGTCCATCTCGGCATTGCCAAGTCGCATCTTCATTTCATGCCACCGCAGACACCCACCCCCTAA
- a CDS encoding response regulator, with product MKPITVLLVDDEIDFSTPLGKRLSRRGMDIHTVDSGHGALTKLEDTPVDVILLDIKMAGMDGLRTLSEIKRNHPKVAVIMLTAHIDTEMVLASMGLGACGYIMKPVEIDELVNKIREAIGNDM from the coding sequence ATGAAACCAATCACCGTTCTCCTGGTCGATGATGAAATCGACTTTAGCACCCCCCTTGGAAAGAGGCTGTCGCGACGTGGCATGGATATCCATACCGTTGACAGTGGGCACGGTGCATTGACGAAACTCGAAGACACTCCGGTGGATGTCATCCTGCTCGACATCAAGATGGCGGGCATGGACGGATTGCGGACCCTGAGCGAAATCAAACGAAACCACCCAAAGGTGGCGGTCATCATGCTCACGGCCCACATTGACACCGAGATGGTCCTTGCAAGCATGGGATTGGGTGCCTGCGGATACATCATGAAACCGGTCGAAATTGACGAATTGGTCAACAAGATCCGTGAAGCAATTGGAAATGATATGTGA
- a CDS encoding ATP-binding protein produces the protein MNLHKYYETVMQLTHGIVVTLDLEGRIIHGNSELEFLSGYTMQELAGRDWFETFIPKKDRTAARHAITESFQDHEISAFAGVISASDGDTVYVNWNLKPLTDSNGEVISLLCVGQDVTNLILREKGLLRERYSLIERNRELDCLYKISQIMTSMKPKLSAMLDQVVHLLPHAFKDPSRTHVRLSLDGDIWQTRGRPGDVHTFSEPITVNEDHRGMLTVSVNNDEINPSPAMLRHKKGFLVMVTKQIAILVGKKETRRAKLTLESQLRQADRLAKIGQFSAGVAHEINEPLANILGFAQLALQTPKLPDQTTNDLGNIVDSSLHAREIIRKLMFFSRQFPPQKISVNLNELVDQALHITSANAKRSKVTIKREFDDALPHIMADPQHIKQVVVNLAANAIQAMPDGGTLTARTVDKGDVYLIVEDTGSGMAQETLKQMFSPFYTTKDVDKGTGLGLSVVHGIIKAHNGFIQVNSVLDKGTQVEIAFPSQRNTTVYP, from the coding sequence ATGAACCTCCACAAATATTACGAAACGGTCATGCAGCTCACCCACGGCATCGTGGTCACGCTCGATCTCGAAGGGAGGATCATCCACGGAAACTCCGAGCTTGAATTCCTTTCCGGCTACACCATGCAGGAGCTGGCCGGACGAGACTGGTTCGAGACATTCATTCCGAAAAAAGACCGGACTGCCGCCCGGCACGCCATCACTGAGAGTTTTCAGGATCATGAAATTTCCGCCTTTGCCGGGGTCATCTCCGCCAGCGATGGCGATACCGTCTATGTCAACTGGAACCTCAAACCTCTGACTGATTCCAATGGAGAGGTCATCAGCCTGCTCTGTGTCGGCCAGGATGTGACCAATCTCATCCTCCGTGAAAAAGGCCTGCTCCGGGAACGGTATTCCCTCATCGAGCGCAACCGGGAACTCGACTGTCTGTACAAAATCAGCCAGATCATGACCAGCATGAAGCCCAAACTCTCGGCCATGCTGGATCAAGTTGTCCACCTTTTGCCCCACGCCTTCAAGGACCCCAGCCGGACGCATGTCCGACTCAGCCTGGACGGTGACATCTGGCAAACACGAGGCCGGCCTGGCGATGTCCACACCTTTTCCGAACCAATCACGGTCAACGAAGACCATCGGGGAATGCTGACCGTCTCCGTAAACAACGACGAGATCAATCCCTCCCCTGCCATGCTCCGGCATAAAAAAGGGTTTCTCGTCATGGTCACGAAACAAATCGCCATTCTCGTGGGCAAAAAAGAAACCCGACGCGCCAAGTTGACCCTTGAAAGTCAACTCCGTCAGGCCGACAGGCTGGCGAAAATCGGCCAATTTTCAGCGGGGGTGGCCCATGAAATCAATGAACCTCTGGCCAACATACTCGGCTTTGCCCAGCTGGCCCTGCAAACGCCAAAGCTCCCGGACCAAACGACCAACGACCTCGGCAACATCGTGGATTCGTCACTCCATGCGCGCGAAATCATCCGCAAACTCATGTTTTTCAGCCGACAATTTCCGCCGCAAAAAATTTCCGTCAATCTCAATGAACTGGTTGACCAGGCACTGCACATCACTTCGGCCAACGCCAAGCGGTCCAAGGTCACCATCAAACGAGAATTCGACGATGCCCTCCCGCACATCATGGCAGATCCGCAACACATCAAGCAGGTCGTGGTCAATCTGGCGGCCAATGCCATCCAGGCCATGCCCGATGGTGGCACCCTGACTGCCCGCACCGTTGACAAAGGTGATGTCTATCTTATCGTCGAAGACACCGGGAGCGGCATGGCACAAGAGACCCTCAAACAAATGTTCAGCCCGTTTTACACCACCAAAGACGTGGACAAAGGCACCGGATTGGGCCTGTCCGTGGTGCATGGCATCATCAAGGCGCACAACGGTTTCATCCAGGTCAACTCCGTTCTTGACAAAGGAACTCAGGTGGAAATTGCCTTTCCCAGTCAACGCAACACAACGGTATACCCATGA
- a CDS encoding sigma-54 dependent transcriptional regulator has protein sequence MSNHIKILAVDDSANTLEVLKRNLQSGGYEVYTCQSVAEALPLLDELSIDLVITDFRMPQATGLDLIKHVRDNHQATEIMMITGYPSIPGAVKAIKDGAGEYLAKPFTADELLTAVQRIVDRLLRRRILSTGDTPPDNFGIIGNSPEMKRVFRRISQAAKSDANVLISGNSGTGKELVARAVHYNSDRRSAPFVPVNCTAIPEGLVESELFGHVKGAFTGAKDGRAGFFEIAHGGSIFLDEIGDASPNMQAKILRVIQSKEFCKVGSSKVLTADTRILAATHENLKQLVEEGSFREDLYYRINIIDIPVPPLRERGDDILALINHFLKKFSKAMRRNPPVLSDETLNALRNHPWPGNVREMENLIHRLAVIVDRDIIEVTDLPEDMRFSLPAGGRIDRSLEEVEAEHILNVLAMTRDNKTRAAEILGINRKTLREKLKRMGSDS, from the coding sequence ATGAGTAATCACATTAAAATCCTCGCCGTGGACGACAGCGCAAACACGCTGGAAGTGCTCAAGCGCAATCTCCAATCCGGTGGATACGAAGTCTACACCTGCCAATCCGTCGCCGAAGCCCTCCCCTTGCTTGACGAACTGTCCATCGATCTTGTGATTACGGATTTTCGAATGCCCCAGGCCACAGGACTCGATCTCATCAAACATGTTCGTGACAACCACCAAGCAACTGAAATCATGATGATTACCGGCTACCCTTCCATTCCAGGCGCGGTCAAGGCCATCAAGGACGGTGCCGGCGAATATCTGGCCAAGCCATTCACCGCCGACGAATTATTGACCGCTGTTCAACGAATTGTGGACCGTCTGCTCAGGCGACGTATTCTCAGCACCGGCGACACCCCGCCCGACAACTTCGGCATCATCGGCAATTCCCCGGAAATGAAACGGGTTTTTCGACGCATTTCCCAGGCCGCCAAAAGTGACGCCAACGTACTCATTTCCGGCAATTCCGGCACCGGAAAAGAACTCGTTGCCAGGGCAGTTCACTACAACAGTGATCGGCGATCCGCTCCCTTTGTCCCGGTCAACTGTACCGCCATCCCCGAAGGACTCGTCGAATCCGAGCTCTTCGGCCATGTCAAAGGGGCCTTCACCGGTGCCAAGGACGGTCGGGCCGGTTTCTTCGAAATAGCCCACGGCGGCTCCATTTTCCTCGATGAAATCGGCGACGCCAGTCCCAACATGCAAGCCAAAATCCTCCGAGTGATTCAATCCAAGGAATTCTGCAAGGTCGGGTCCAGCAAGGTTCTCACCGCAGACACCAGAATCCTTGCCGCCACGCACGAAAACCTGAAACAGCTTGTCGAAGAAGGCAGTTTTCGCGAAGACCTCTACTATCGTATCAATATTATTGATATCCCCGTTCCCCCTCTGCGTGAACGCGGAGACGACATTCTCGCGCTCATCAACCATTTTCTCAAAAAATTCTCCAAGGCCATGCGCCGCAATCCCCCCGTCTTGAGCGACGAGACCCTCAACGCACTCCGAAATCATCCCTGGCCCGGCAATGTCCGCGAAATGGAAAATCTCATCCATCGTCTGGCCGTTATCGTTGATCGGGACATCATCGAAGTCACCGACCTCCCCGAAGATATGCGTTTCAGTCTGCCAGCCGGTGGACGCATCGACCGGTCCCTCGAAGAAGTCGAAGCCGAGCACATTCTCAACGTGCTCGCCATGACCAGAGACAACAAGACCCGAGCCGCCGAAATCCTCGGTATCAACAGAAAAACCCTCCGCGAAAAACTCAAACGAATGGGCTCCGATTCATAA
- a CDS encoding PAS domain-containing sensor histidine kinase: MSSEKNVSYNKLSRNIALTIIAVSLAPLILVGGLIFDQFRSIYHEKVYAHLAELVDKHKHEIDTFLKEKLSEIQYLNKVFTYDQLSDPVFIEKTLKGLRQQYGRIFVDLGVIDENGKQVAYAGPLDLLGADYSQAEWYTESRDKTTYISDVFMGLRRSPHFIITINNMEKTPWTLRASIDFLAFSSIVENIRIGETGRAYILNQDGVYQTTPLNNHTISLDPAKSSIVPAAVRGVTIREGLDENDETYITVSSPMKNGEWTLVYQQHYADAFSAMTRSESVTLLIFLLGGCAIVATAILISRKLVIRLQSMDVESELMSKQIVETGKLAAIGELAAGIAHEINNPVAIMIEEAGWVSDLLDDEKGQITAAPEIDRALRQVRTQGQRCKDITHKLLSFARQSDSRVTEISLPSLIEEVVDISMQQAKYAKVDFSLNFDPNLPKITASTTELQQVLLNLVNNSIQAMEPVGGVLSIICTTSHGSALILVEDTGPGIPAANLNRIFDPFFTTKPVGKGSGLGLSICFGIIHQMGGEIEVESTVGKGTRFTLRFPLPHPMNQEPSKEKLHD, from the coding sequence ATGTCTTCTGAAAAGAACGTCTCGTACAACAAGCTCTCACGCAACATCGCGTTGACCATCATCGCGGTTTCGCTGGCTCCGTTGATCCTGGTCGGCGGACTGATTTTCGACCAATTCCGTTCCATCTACCATGAAAAGGTTTACGCACATCTGGCCGAACTGGTTGATAAGCACAAGCACGAAATAGATACTTTTCTCAAGGAAAAGCTTTCTGAAATCCAATACCTGAACAAGGTCTTTACCTACGATCAATTGTCGGACCCCGTGTTTATCGAAAAGACACTCAAAGGGCTGCGCCAACAATATGGCCGTATATTCGTTGACCTCGGTGTCATCGATGAAAATGGCAAGCAAGTGGCCTATGCCGGCCCGCTCGACCTGCTCGGTGCGGACTACTCTCAAGCGGAGTGGTACACAGAGTCCCGGGACAAGACCACGTACATCAGTGATGTTTTCATGGGGCTTCGTCGCTCCCCTCATTTCATCATTACCATCAACAACATGGAAAAAACGCCATGGACACTCAGGGCATCCATTGATTTCCTCGCCTTCAGCTCCATTGTCGAAAACATTCGGATCGGTGAAACGGGCCGGGCCTATATCCTCAATCAGGATGGCGTGTACCAGACAACCCCGCTCAACAACCACACCATCTCGCTCGATCCGGCCAAATCATCGATTGTTCCGGCCGCCGTTCGAGGCGTGACCATCCGCGAAGGGTTGGATGAAAACGATGAAACATACATCACGGTTTCATCTCCCATGAAAAACGGCGAGTGGACACTGGTCTATCAACAACACTATGCGGACGCCTTTTCCGCCATGACCCGCAGTGAATCAGTCACGTTGCTCATTTTCCTGCTGGGTGGCTGTGCCATCGTGGCCACAGCCATCCTGATCTCCCGCAAGCTGGTCATCCGGCTTCAATCCATGGATGTGGAATCCGAACTGATGAGCAAACAAATCGTGGAAACTGGCAAGTTGGCGGCCATCGGCGAACTGGCAGCGGGAATCGCCCATGAAATCAACAACCCGGTCGCCATCATGATCGAAGAAGCCGGTTGGGTGAGTGATCTGCTGGACGATGAAAAGGGCCAGATCACAGCTGCCCCGGAAATCGACCGCGCGCTGCGTCAGGTACGCACGCAGGGACAACGGTGCAAGGATATCACCCACAAGCTGCTCAGCTTCGCCCGACAATCCGACTCTCGCGTCACCGAGATATCCCTGCCGTCACTCATCGAAGAGGTTGTGGATATTTCCATGCAGCAGGCCAAGTATGCCAAGGTGGATTTCTCCCTGAATTTCGATCCCAATCTCCCGAAAATCACTGCTTCGACTACGGAATTACAACAAGTGTTGCTCAATCTGGTCAACAACTCCATTCAGGCCATGGAACCAGTCGGGGGAGTCTTGTCCATCATCTGCACCACGTCACACGGGTCTGCACTCATTCTTGTGGAAGACACCGGTCCTGGCATTCCGGCAGCAAATCTGAACCGGATATTCGATCCGTTTTTCACGACAAAACCCGTGGGCAAGGGAAGCGGTCTCGGCCTGTCCATATGTTTCGGAATTATCCACCAAATGGGTGGTGAAATAGAGGTTGAAAGCACTGTGGGAAAAGGGACACGGTTCACTCTCCGTTTTCCCCTGCCACACCCCATGAATCAGGAACCCTCAAAGGAGAAACTCCATGACTGA
- a CDS encoding sulfite exporter TauE/SafE family protein, with product MRFFSQWGKFMLAGAGAMAEWEIANAKSIVSSRKKLMLIGLMIIPIIIGGIAFADDISPVLPDLLGGKKAYSPAFYSLGIFLVSIAIGLGAGLITGCIGAGGGFIIAPALMSAGIKGILAVGTDLFHIFAKAIMGSVIHRKLGNVSVPLAAVFLIGAVIGATAGGIINRVLYEINPVLSDAFITTIYSVMLGFLGIYALTDFLRSRKAGGGGDAHGGQEGAELGSMSKSLQDVKFPPMIKFDQDLIPGGRQISWVFLVLSGGLVGLAAGIMGVGGGFLTFPIFVYVLGVSSMTTVGTDIFQIVFTAGFASITQYAIYGFIFYTLAMGMLIGSLLGIQIGALVTKVVPGITIRGFYAMAVLAGFMNRIFALPGKLGEMDIIPISPGVGAILNDIGIWAFFIVIGGFSVWVIGTFLKNISSLKRKEA from the coding sequence ATGAGATTTTTCAGTCAATGGGGGAAGTTCATGCTCGCCGGGGCCGGAGCCATGGCAGAGTGGGAAATCGCAAATGCCAAGTCCATTGTGAGCAGTCGCAAAAAGCTCATGCTTATTGGCCTGATGATCATCCCTATCATTATTGGTGGTATTGCCTTTGCCGATGACATCAGCCCGGTTCTCCCCGATCTGCTTGGGGGCAAAAAAGCCTATAGCCCGGCTTTTTACAGCCTGGGCATTTTCCTGGTATCCATCGCCATCGGCCTTGGTGCCGGTCTGATTACCGGATGTATCGGTGCTGGTGGTGGCTTCATTATCGCCCCGGCCCTCATGTCCGCAGGCATCAAGGGCATCCTGGCCGTTGGAACAGACCTGTTCCACATTTTTGCCAAGGCGATCATGGGCAGTGTCATTCACCGTAAACTCGGCAATGTCTCCGTTCCACTGGCCGCCGTGTTCCTCATCGGCGCGGTCATCGGTGCAACGGCTGGCGGTATTATCAACCGCGTTCTTTACGAGATCAACCCGGTCTTGAGCGACGCATTCATCACCACCATCTATTCTGTCATGCTCGGATTCCTCGGCATCTACGCCCTGACCGATTTCCTCCGCTCCCGCAAGGCCGGTGGCGGCGGCGACGCACACGGTGGACAGGAAGGCGCGGAACTCGGTTCCATGTCCAAGTCCCTTCAGGATGTCAAATTCCCGCCCATGATCAAGTTCGACCAAGACCTGATCCCCGGCGGACGCCAGATTTCCTGGGTCTTCCTGGTCCTGTCCGGCGGACTCGTCGGCCTGGCAGCAGGTATCATGGGTGTCGGCGGCGGCTTCCTGACATTCCCGATCTTTGTCTACGTGCTGGGCGTATCGTCCATGACCACCGTTGGTACCGACATCTTCCAGATCGTCTTTACCGCCGGTTTTGCCTCGATCACCCAGTACGCCATTTACGGCTTCATCTTTTACACACTGGCCATGGGAATGCTCATCGGCTCACTGCTCGGTATCCAAATCGGTGCTTTGGTCACCAAGGTCGTCCCCGGCATCACCATCCGTGGTTTCTACGCCATGGCAGTTCTGGCCGGTTTCATGAACCGAATCTTTGCCCTGCCCGGCAAGCTTGGTGAAATGGATATCATTCCTATCTCGCCCGGTGTTGGAGCAATACTCAATGATATTGGCATATGGGCGTTCTTCATCGTCATCGGAGGGTTCTCCGTCTGGGTCATCGGAACGTTCCTCAAGAACATCTCGTCGCTCAAGAGAAAGGAGGCATAG
- a CDS encoding ABC transporter ATP-binding protein, producing MSDEKTPFIRCEHISKVFQKKLDFASKAARKLGANIVEERVQAVDDVNLYVNPGEVVGLVGESGCGKSTLGRIVCDILRQTSGDIYYKGKNVAEMSAEEKLDYAINVQMIFQDPFASLNPRKRVKAIIGEAPLYHGLTTSKELDDYLDSVMELCGLDSSYKNRYPHQFSGGQRQRVGIARAMAVKPECLVCDESVAALDVSIQAQILNLFMDLRERRNLTCLFISHDLGVVEHISDRIAVMYLGRIVETAPVDDLFESPFHPYTQALLNEVPRLEKRGVDFSPLIGEIPSPLNPPSGCHFHPRCAHAMDICKHEAPKRREIAPGRYACCHLDS from the coding sequence ATGAGTGACGAAAAAACACCGTTCATCCGCTGTGAACATATCAGCAAGGTTTTTCAAAAGAAGTTGGATTTTGCCAGCAAGGCCGCTCGCAAGCTCGGTGCGAATATCGTCGAGGAGCGCGTGCAGGCCGTTGACGATGTGAATCTGTACGTCAATCCTGGCGAAGTCGTCGGGCTGGTCGGTGAATCCGGTTGTGGTAAATCGACTTTGGGCCGAATCGTATGCGATATCCTGCGGCAGACGTCAGGGGATATTTACTACAAGGGAAAAAACGTTGCCGAGATGTCTGCCGAGGAAAAACTCGACTATGCCATCAATGTGCAGATGATTTTTCAGGACCCGTTCGCCTCGCTCAACCCGCGCAAACGCGTCAAGGCCATCATCGGCGAAGCCCCATTATATCACGGTTTGACCACGTCCAAAGAATTGGACGACTATCTCGATTCCGTCATGGAATTGTGTGGGTTGGACTCTTCATACAAGAATCGCTATCCGCATCAGTTCTCCGGTGGACAACGCCAGCGTGTCGGCATCGCCCGCGCCATGGCCGTTAAGCCGGAATGTCTGGTTTGCGACGAATCCGTGGCCGCGCTCGACGTCTCCATTCAGGCGCAGATTCTCAACCTGTTCATGGATCTGCGGGAGCGACGCAATTTGACCTGTTTGTTCATCTCGCATGACCTCGGAGTGGTCGAGCATATCTCTGATCGCATCGCAGTCATGTATCTTGGTCGGATCGTGGAAACCGCTCCAGTGGATGATTTGTTTGAATCGCCATTTCATCCGTACACCCAGGCCCTTCTGAATGAGGTGCCTCGGCTGGAAAAACGGGGTGTGGATTTTTCACCGCTTATCGGAGAAATCCCCTCACCGCTCAATCCTCCCTCCGGTTGTCATTTTCACCCGCGTTGCGCTCATGCAATGGATATTTGCAAACACGAAGCACCAAAACGACGTGAAATTGCGCCCGGGCGATATGCCTGTTGCCATCTCGATTCTTGA
- a CDS encoding ABC transporter permease, producing MASTSTAYKGGSVFRSLPSSLFQLWFVGSSALILLFIAAPLTSTIAAPTWERLVETLVDPAVIQSIWLSMSTSGMAAIIALVFGTPLAYILARYEFPGKKLVESIIDLPIMIPHPVVGISLLSLTGRDTWFGTFISDLGIEIMGTSTGIVCVLVFVGLPFYVNTVKGGIESIPPRLENVSRSLGAGRGQTFFRITFPLSWRYMLVGMIMCMARAISEFGAIIIVAYHPMTAPVLMYERFTAYGLGWSQPVAVILILVSMLFFLLLRAFSLPKRTGI from the coding sequence ATGGCTTCGACCAGCACCGCATATAAGGGAGGCTCCGTTTTTCGGAGCCTCCCCAGTTCACTGTTCCAACTCTGGTTCGTGGGTTCATCCGCCCTGATCCTGTTGTTCATTGCGGCCCCGCTGACCTCGACCATCGCCGCCCCGACCTGGGAACGGCTGGTCGAAACATTGGTCGACCCCGCTGTCATCCAATCCATCTGGCTGTCCATGTCCACATCGGGTATGGCCGCGATCATCGCGCTGGTTTTCGGCACCCCGTTGGCCTACATCCTCGCCAGATACGAATTTCCGGGCAAAAAACTGGTGGAAAGCATCATTGACCTGCCCATCATGATTCCACACCCTGTCGTGGGTATTTCCCTGCTCAGTCTGACCGGACGAGACACTTGGTTTGGCACCTTCATTTCGGATCTCGGCATTGAAATCATGGGAACGTCCACCGGCATCGTCTGCGTGCTCGTCTTTGTGGGACTGCCCTTTTATGTCAACACCGTGAAAGGCGGCATCGAATCCATTCCCCCACGCCTCGAAAACGTCTCCCGCTCATTGGGAGCCGGACGGGGACAGACCTTTTTCCGCATCACTTTTCCCCTGTCATGGCGATACATGCTCGTGGGCATGATCATGTGCATGGCCCGCGCCATCAGTGAATTCGGTGCCATCATCATCGTGGCCTATCACCCCATGACCGCGCCGGTTCTCATGTATGAACGCTTCACGGCATACGGTCTCGGCTGGTCTCAACCCGTGGCGGTCATCCTCATTCTAGTGAGTATGCTATTTTTTCTGCTGCTCCGTGCCTTTTCCCTGCCCAAAAGGACTGGCATATGA
- a CDS encoding response regulator, producing MKGTNKIRLLIVDDETGFADVLRKRMERRGVSTWTASSGEEAIRIVRNHDFDIAIVDLKLEGMDGLEILKVFKLLVPQMPIIMLTGHGCEVARAACLKNGAAGYLSKPFDFNTLLDMIVQQAGLEKAS from the coding sequence ATGAAAGGCACCAACAAAATTCGACTGCTCATCGTGGATGATGAAACAGGCTTTGCGGATGTCCTCCGCAAACGCATGGAACGTCGGGGTGTCTCCACATGGACCGCGTCCAGCGGCGAAGAAGCAATCCGGATTGTCAGGAATCACGATTTTGATATCGCCATTGTGGATCTGAAACTCGAAGGGATGGACGGCCTTGAAATACTCAAGGTTTTCAAACTGCTCGTTCCCCAAATGCCCATCATCATGTTGACCGGCCATGGGTGCGAGGTGGCACGGGCCGCCTGTCTTAAAAACGGTGCGGCGGGATACCTGTCGAAGCCGTTCGACTTCAACACACTGCTGGACATGATTGTTCAACAGGCAGGCCTGGAGAAAGCGTCATGA
- a CDS encoding response regulator, translating into MTDATVLIVDDEVGFVDAVAKRLGKRNMTVFKAFNGDEAMTQLTKNPNIQVVILDMKMPIKDGLTVLQEIKDAYPLVEVIMLTGHATVPTAIEGIQHGAYDYLMKPCDFGELNAKILEAVALKQDHEAEAVDARVSDIAHRMA; encoded by the coding sequence ATGACTGATGCCACCGTATTGATAGTGGACGATGAAGTGGGTTTCGTAGACGCGGTCGCCAAGCGGCTGGGCAAGCGAAACATGACGGTCTTCAAAGCCTTCAATGGTGACGAGGCCATGACACAATTGACAAAAAATCCGAACATTCAAGTCGTTATTCTGGACATGAAAATGCCCATCAAGGATGGCCTGACGGTTCTTCAGGAGATCAAGGACGCATACCCTCTGGTCGAAGTCATCATGCTGACCGGCCACGCCACAGTCCCGACAGCCATCGAGGGTATCCAGCACGGCGCCTATGATTACCTCATGAAGCCCTGTGATTTCGGCGAACTGAATGCAAAGATTCTTGAAGCTGTCGCGTTGAAGCAGGATCACGAAGCCGAGGCAGTGGATGCCCGGGTTTCCGACATTGCGCACCGCATGGCGTAA